The sequence GTAGTGAGTTGGGCAGCCATCAAGTTGGAAATGCATGTTTTGTTTACGGCAAGAGGCACGTCTTTCATTAATTCGAATAAAatgttctttcaaaaattttcatactTCTCGCCATTCCagcaataagaaaatatttggaaatccATACATTGATGCTAAATCTTCTTTGTGACCTTTCCGTTCTCTTTTGATTTGGCAACCTTCGTTTTTCGAGGCCCAATAGTGGGCGTTATAATAGTtgttcatacaatttttatcgAACTTATTCTCATTTGTCCACATGATTTTTTTGGAGAAAGATGCATCTTCGAATTCCCTTCTTGTATAAGCGTGTACAAGAACTGTCCAGTAGAATACATTACAGACCACACCTTCTACTGCGACAAGCCCACGTGTTCTTCAACACCATTCGTAACTGTGGTAGAGTCtacttcaaattttgtttgttcctcGTCAAAATTACGTGCTCGCCACATATCAGTACCCCGTCTCATAATAAATCCAGTTTCTCGTAGTTTTCGGTAAGTTCCATCAAAGACGCTAACATCACTTATTCGATGAGTAGAAACTGTACCCTGTATTCATCACTGGTCTGCGACGACACTTCTTCGAGAGCCCATAACACATTATGATGTAGACGTATTCCTTGTCATGCTCACAATCAGAGATCAAAATCCAATTAACAAGCCAAGTTACACCGTCAGAAGAAGAAATAGGCACGGTGTAGCAGATCTCCCTTTTTTAACTGGGAGCACTTGattcaaatttatgatattaatTAACTGACATACCCTTTAAGGTAAAACAGAACAGAATTGGACCGTtgaataaacattaaaaaaagtggACGTACGTATTTATAAGGTTGGCGAAAAAGTCTtccggtatttccgcaagcttgtctttgcaagcgcgtagttctagttgtattcgtcgcatcggttcacgctagagctttttggaaagctcttttcacgtgctaacacgtgtttgattaattgttgtttgcttttagtggttcgtgagttatagcgtcgcaaacatggagcaaaataaagagaaaatacggcatattttacagtactactacgataaaggcaaaaatgcatctcatgctgccaataaaatttgtgcagtttatggacccgatacagtttccatatccaccgcacaacgatggtttcaacgttttcgttctggtgcagagagaatcatccactatgagctgctcccctatggccaaacgctcaattcggacctgtactgccaacaactggaccgcttgaatgcagcactcatgcagaagaggccatctttgatcaacagaggccgaattgtcttccatcaggacaacgccaggccacacacatctttggtgacgctcCCGAAGccccgggagctcggatgggaggttcttttgcatccaccgtatagtctggatctcgcaccaagtggttaccacctatttctgtccatggcgaacgagcttggtagtcggaagttgtcctcatgagagtcctgtgaaaattggctctccgagttttttgacaatagggaagcgagcttctataagaggggcattatgaagttggcatctcgttgggaactcgtcatcgaacaaaacggcgcatatttgacttaaatcgcattattataaccaattttatgaacaattgaaaattaaataaaaataccgcaagacttttttgacaaccttatattttaaataatattcaaaatccaatatctcaaaaacggtTAAGTTTTAGACAACATTCCATATAACCAAATCAATCACAAATTACCTAAGCAATAATGACCTTAAGTATCTAGGAATAATTTCCCGTTAACCCtgaatacgcacatacatatatattatatgtacatatgcacaattAAAGAGCATTCCGAATATCAAAgcaataagtataaaaaattacacataaatATCATTAATACACATACCTTGACATCAGTAGAGTATATTTTTACATACGCTTTTATTAAGGTCAATAaataaagtatatatgtataacctAGGCACATTTTCATCCATAACCTGTAAAGCATTTGCTTGAATTGAACACTTTCTTTTTCCcaacattcaaaatttttttttttctttactattgTTTTATTACTTCGCACTTATGTATGGTACATATGATTTCCCATgcaaatgcatatacataattatatttcataacaaattaaatgaatattttctacatttatttagtttttagatGACCTGAAGCAGAAACAGCAGATACTGACATTTGTTTCAAACAAGATAGCGTAGATTAGTcggacattttttttacatagacACTTGTTGTATGGTAAATACCCttcaaatacattaaaaataagaaacatacACCTTTATCCTTAAAAATCGCAAACGTGTTCAATAAGAATTACATAAATATCTATAATTTTGataaggaacaaaaaaaaaatatttttttttatttcatattcttcAATTAAGAAGTTTACCAAAGAATCCGGAGAAGTACCAAATAACGCTAAGTAACCAAAGTATACTCGTAGGATATATATAGCTAGCGAAGTGCGATGAAAGagttttctacaatttctacaATAAAACTGACTTTCATTGATATATTATTTGATtgtttttcatcagtttttAAGGGTAATCTGAAAAATGTGATACACACTGTAAATTTGATACCCTATGTATTAATCACTGGTATTgccaaataaaattagttatagATATTGATCAGATTTCATCAATAAAAAATCTTTGGaatgatttatatttttgttagatATTAGAGTTTCATCCAGGCCATTACAGGCAATAAATTGCTGTCGATCAATTGTCTTCATTATAGTAGAGAGTGTACTCATGTGTGAGTGTTTGAAAAATCACGAATTCATAATAGCATTTATTGCTTTGTGTGTAAAAATATTaggaacaacaaaaatttactgatgaagtggtaaaaataaataaactgtcaAACGATCCACGTCAGTCGCGTCTACGCAACCGGGAAACCCCTAATTTATATCCTGGCAAGGGTTATttctccagcagcattcctcaaaAATCTCTAGGAAGAGCTTTATGAAGTTTTGCACTTTTCATTAAGAAAAGGTTGCGGTTCCCCAAATAAAGAAATTGAGAATTCGCTCGATACATGACAATAGGTCAAGAGCACGAACCAAGagagaaaaaactaaaacaaggcAAATCTATCAATCAATGTATTGCTTGTCCCGTgacttttcattattatttgttCACCTTGATGGGCGTAATGCCAAATTACCAAAGAAATATCAGATTTTGACATTACAACCGAAGCCAAGTTCAGATTGACATTAATCGcatcaaaatgcaaaaacaaaatacattgggTTTATTCAGTGCTCGATACTTTGTtccgatatatatatatacatatacagtacTCCCTGGATTATCCGTCTCTCTGTTATCCGTCACCTCTGTTAACCGTCACCGTTTTAAGATTTTCTACAATACATATTGCAATAATAATCATGAAACGGTAACTGTTATTTTGTCCATTCTACCCAAAACAAATTCTTGGAATTCTTTTTCGATGTGACATTCAGTACAATGAgattttcagtttgatttgaatttcATGATGAGCAGACATTTAAAATAGAgccttcaacaacaaaaaaaataccgaaGCGTAAACGAGTAGTGGTCACTattgaaacgaaattaaaaattattgaggaAATAGAAAAAGGTTCAACAATTGTTtcattaagtgaaaaatatgatattccacGCACGACGATTCAAGATTTTAAAAAGGATGCCACTCAAATCAAACAATATGGTGCGTCGATGGAATCTTTGGGAGGTCGGTcaaaaaaacgcaaaacgaTGAAAAAGGCATTaaatgaaaaagtcgatgaagcaTTATTCTTGTGCTTTAATCAAATTCGGAGCAAAGGCGTTCCATTATCTGgtcaaatattgaaagaaaatgaattatcttttaatgaaaaacTGGAAGGTCCGAAGGATTTCAAACCTAGCTCAGGTTGGTTGTATGGCTGGCAAAATCGACATGGCGTGAAAGAAGTTTCGATATAAGGTGAAAAGATGAGCTCCATAGGTGCCAacgaaatcgaaaaatgcaccataaatttcaaaatttgttgtggTTCATACGGCTAAACGTCCACGTTGTTACACAAAATCAAACATGAATGCTGTTCCTGTGGCTTATTATGCTCAAAAGAATGCTTGAATGGATCAAACGATTTTTCGCGACTGGTTCATGAACAGTTTTGTTCCAAATGTTCGAAATTATTTAATGTCGGAAGGATTATCACAGAAAGCAGTTTTGGTTATGGATAATGCCCCATCACATCCAGTTGAAGATTTAAAAAGTGATGatggtaatattttttgttatttcctgCCACCGAATTCAACTGCAGTTCTACAACCCATGGATGAATCAGTAATTGAAACTTTAATGCGTcgatatcggaaaaaatttattcaggACCTCGTTTCGCAAGAGAATATTGATTTGGCAGATTATTGGAAGAATTACAACATTAAACACGCAATTGATAATGTAGCTGATTCATGGTCTGAGTTATCGTCGACAACATTGGAAAAATGTTGGAACAAACTATGGCCAAATACAGAATCGCCTTCGAATAACAGTGACGATGTTGTGACTAGTACATCTTCGGTTttgctattagaaaatagtGAAACGATCAATGAATGGTTGAATTGTGAGGAAAATGATTGTGGTTATGAGCTTTTGACTGACgaacaaataattaatgaagtgaatgatgaagaagaaaataatgatgaTTACGATGGAACAgataacaataatgaaaatggtcACAATCCTACTGCTTCATTTCTAAGACAAGAAGCCAAAATTGCTGCATCAAATTTAGAGAAATTTATCGCCTGGTATGAAATGCAAGATGAAGCCGGATTGGCTAACACGATTCGTTTGCGCCAATTTCTTCTTTTCGTAAAGAATAAAACTCAAGTCACTCTAAAGCAAAAGACACTAActgaattcttttcaaaaacaaactaaactcgtaataaaataatgatataatCATGTAATGCATGTATATTTTACCGTTTGTTCATTTCTCTCAAAATTTCGGTGTACTTTTCGATTCTGAACATAATCTAGAGGTTTGTTTCTGTTAACCGTCATTTTTGATTATCCGTCATAGCTGGGTTACATTGACTGACGGATAATCCAGGGAGcactgtatacatataattggcgcatacaccctttttgggtgtttggccgagctactcctcttatttgtggcgtgggtcttgatgttgttccacaaagggatatataaaacaagtaaaaattcgGTACCAAGGTGATATCAAATGATCCTACGGGTGGTTGAAAAAATAAGGTTACGACATACCAAATTTTGTGAATGAAGGAAAAAACGAACAAGAAACTGTTTGCTGTGACGAAATTCgtagaataaaattttgcttttgtttgtatcatattatatttgtgTCCTGTTGAAGGTTGAGCAGAGATTGTAAAAATTTCTCAGTTAAGtgctttaaattaaataaaatatgctcaatataagaaaattcgcaaatttctataattcaattaaataatgtaaaacctttttcattttaaaattaagtgaGTGCAGCCTCTGTAAAAACTGTCATTCATACAAGACATTTGCACATTCCATTCAAATtaacaaatcattaaaaaaaaaattacttacgaGGTGTGTAAacaaatttggtgaattttcGAATTTCGCTGGCTACGCACGTTCGACTTtcgcttattattattttttattttggcatacacgtctcgaagatatgttcgcGACTTTAGGAatatagcatgtttagtttgtttgtgggagagcataaataagacaagtgttttgcgtgttaggcgattttctgctattgaagaaaatggatcaaagaagttgcataaaattttgtgtaaaaaatggaattaagtgctcaaaaacacttgaaatgttgacagtgtcaaaaaaatgattacaagtgGTACAAACTTTTCACAGAATGCCGAGAAGTAGTGAAtaacgacgctcgctctggacacCCCAGCACATCaataaccgatgaaaatgttgagaaagtgaagaaaattgttatggagaatcgtcgaattaCAAGCAgagaagtttctgaggatgtcggcatatcggttggctcatgccatgcaatcttttaagaaattttgagcATGAAGCGTTTGGCAGCGAGTACGCAAGCTAGATGAGTGTAGCAACAGATACGGCCTAaggattaatattaataaaacaaaatttatagttGTTAGTAGAcacatataaaaacataaaactgatGATTCGAGGAGAAGCGGTAGAAATGGTGACTAAATTTAAGTGGATTAACCGGAACTCGGACTGCACGGAAGAGCAAGGGCATCATTTTACAATTATAAGAAGTTACTATGCAgtcataattttaatattccctTCAAGATGTTACGTGTGGTCAATACTACTGCACACAATGGAAATATGGCCCCGGAGGACTGAGCCGAATAAATCAAAATAGACAACTTTTAACCACAATTAAGCGAAGGAAGACAACATATTCGGGTCATATCCTTAGAAATGCAAAGTACCAACTGTTGCAACTAATCTTGGAGGGTAAAGTCGACGGAAGACGATGCGTCGGGCGAAAATAATTGTCATGGCTGCGAAAAGTTAGAAATTGGACGGGCTTGAGCAATATAAGAGAGCTATGGAACGTTGCCAGGTATAGAGAAGCATTTTGTAACATAGTTAataatatacattaaaatattgtatatatttgtttatttgttatatGTGAGTATAGTCAAGTCAATTTATTAACATGAgcttattttatgattttaattaCGTTTGTCCGATCGCTAATGATTCGAAATCGaatatgcaaataaagaagaaagaaGCATGTGGCAACGATGctcgttccaaaattgttgaattggccaaaaacaacagttgaccaaaaacaacgtcgcatgagcatcgctcaggaattgttgaatgacgtcaacgatgatgcagatttgcttaaaagggttaTAATTGGTGACTAATCATGGGCacatggttatgacatcgaaaacAAAGCctaatcgtcccaatggaagagttcaGGAGAGCCAAGAGTCAATAGCAATAAATCGCCGAAcatgcaaaacacttgtcttactTATGcctattgctaaaaccgtgaataTATCATACATATGTTCGCgatgagtgtaccaacatataaaataataataatcgaaagtcgaatgtacgtagcccgcgaaatttgaaaattcaccttattttttgaacacacctcgtctACTGgagtaaattataaaataaaagttataaatcaataaaatttggcAAATACACGTATTTCTAAGTTTTCcactttaattgaaattaattactTCTGTTGCACGCGTCGTTTGCATTTGCAATTCGTTGAAGGCTTTCATCGTTGCTGAAGTACGTTCTGATAAACCACCTTCGGTGAAGCGATGTTGAGAATCTGAGCGTGCGGCTTATGccagatatattatattatactatcAGAGCCTTCAAACCGTCGTGATCTAAGCAGTACAATTAAGACCGCTAGAATAAATAGAGGTGAGAAATATGTTAGAAAGACTCAAATGCATTTAGAATGACGTTGACAGACTTAATTAGTTTGAGTATGAAGAAATTTTTCTGTAtccagaattttttattttaaaatacaaaattctttGATTTCTTAAATGTATATGCATTCTTAATAATGCATAATACTGCAATGCTTCCCTGCTCTAAACTTTAAACCAGTAATCTGAGGCAATACTTCGCTGAGCGCTCTTTGAGTATGTACACTTTTCACGCTAATGGCGCCCACATTCACCGATGTAAACGTACGTCAcgtgtcagctgacacgatcAAACATATGAGAGcgccatgtaaatgaaaactcATCATCTCGTACTTACGAGGGTATCCTGTAGGGGAGGGGGCCCAGTTGTGACgcagctaaatatttttgacatgcGGTATGAAAATGACAGTTTGAGCCCTGCCAATCATGTTCGTTTGACGTTCAGCAGTTTTTGTGCAGACACCAACGTTAGTAGTCGCATTGTGTATACACGCATCAAACATCGTGTTGAAAATCGtgcgaaaaagttattttgatttttttcaaagtaccaaaattttgtgaaattaacagtgaaaaggcgagtgtaatgcatcaaaatattgtatttgccgTATATTTTGTGATTCTATGTCTATAAAAACTGCCAACTCGATCAATTGCAACGTATGCAAGCGTCCAGTTCATTTGAAGTGCGCCAACATGCAGGCAAGTTATTTCACTTGCAAACACTGCGAAAGTGACGTGGACGACGACTAGGAATATTTAGATGACGATGATGAATAAAAATCGTTGTCATTTATGGCCATTGAAggacattttcttttgtatttttcattatttttgccattgaaagccttcaaaataaataaatcattaaatcaCAACAATTGGTGTGACATTCCTTTCATATTTTCTCATTTCCAGTAAATTTCTTGAGGTGCGTCACAACTGGGCCCCCTCCCCTACAtgtctgaaatgaaaaattttgatttttcccgCGAAGCCGTGTCTGATGATTGCTCTCCACTATACAATCTTGCCAAATAGAACATTTTGAAatcattaacaaaataaatgtttattaaaataacttaaaaacaatgttgaataatattaattatatataaatgaattatttgcgtttggtggtttttggctttagtttattatacaatgaaaatttataattgataATGCGGATGTGTGTAaaagtatgtatgcaaaaataaatcatGTATGACCGTCATCATTAGTAATTTACGAAAAGCACAATCTGATAGCGCGTCAAATACTTTGAACTTGGTTACTTCACTTGAGGGAGTGACTTACAAATCTTCTGGTACGGCAATGCTATGTTTGTTTAGTGagtgtaaataaataatcaatattGATTTAATATACTCACGTTCACAGATTGGTAGGAAGACGTGTGTGAACTTTTGGTGGGGGAGGTAGTTTGTGAATTGACTTAACATTTCATGACAGGGCAGTTTGTATTTGGAGTTCTagctatgtcgtcgtaaaactcatcCAGCTTATTATTCCATCGCCTTCGATactcgccgctgccaacgtgcaaaggtccaaaaatcttccgcagaatctttgcCTCAAACACTCTAAGGGACTCCTcgtcggatattgtcatcgtccaagcttctacgccatacgCTAGGAAaggcatgatgagagacttgtagagtgttagttttgttcgtcgagaggggATTTCACTGCACAATTCGCTACTTAGTCCAAACcagaccttcttcttcttcttaattggcgtgataaccgcttacgcagttttgaccgagtttaacaaagcgcaccagtcgtttctttctcgtgctaatcggcgccaattggacacaccaagtgaagccaagtccttctccacctgatctttccaacgcagaggagaccttgcTCGtcccctgctaccaccagcgggtaccgcatcgaatattttcagagccggagcgtttgtatccatgcgacatgacccagccaacgtactcgctgcgctatgtctatgtcgccgtatagcttatacagctcatcctgctatcgcctgcgatattcgccgtagGCAACGTGCAAAGGCTCAAAAATCttccaagcgacgcttcatcggatattgtcatggtccaagcttctgcgccatactgGTCCTTTGATATGAAccccttgtggacaattcccttggaatcgtaaaaacaaatgagcaaagACTTGACTTTTGACTCCTCCAAATGCGATGTTTTGGGTGTGGGCTGATCTggcacgtttcatcaccagttacaatgttgtaaaggaagttctgaTCTTTTCTCGcatctttaatgaggtcttttgaATGttaaattctgagcaatttttgggccttagttaacttgtgcggaatgaaacagCTTttttgtaagcccaaatgattagttaaaatacgataaatcgatgttttggagattttCAACTTCGATTCCGTGAATTTCAATGATGAATtctgttcatttttgataaatttacgaacaattttgatggagttttcggtgattactgattttgggagGCCCGTATGTTCACTGTcttttatgtcctcacaaccatctctgagacgtgtaaaccactcaagTACTTTGATCCGAGATAGACAATTATCGccgtaaacttttttcatcaattaaaatgtttcggtaaatgttttaccgatttaaaaaaagaaattgatattagctctttgttcgaaactcatttttgtccCGATGACACTTTAGACGAAAaaaacttcgcttccactgaaccgaatgtcaccaagctttcactgaaagtcagctaggggtgtaacttccaacgcactaactcatcaAAAATGGcgtcatcaaaaacatttttatgacgccagtcttgtttattttggatttcaccTTGTATATCCCTTAAAcgttatattacaatttttcccCCGGtagcatttttcatatttaatacaaaataaatagttCATTCGAAACTGCATTTCTAAGTCGCActtttagtaataaaaatatgcagCTTATACTGTTTATAAGAGACTGtgcaaattgttaataaaatttttaatgaaaagttgCAATAAATTTCAAAGTAATGATGTGAAGTATTATAGATGAAGGTGCAGCTTTTTGAGATTTCGGGCATGGAGGACACAGGCACAAAACCGAGACAGTCGGAGCCATATGCTGCAGCAGGCGAAACCAGACTAGGGTTGTCCAGCCAGGTTGTTGTGATGTAAACGAAAAATGCAGCATATACAAAGGTCTGAATCACTATTCAGAGGACGTCGCCTGATCAGTTTGCCTTCCATTCTTTTTGCGCACAAAATACATTtatccattttttgtttgtaataagcTTTCATTCAAAACAATATATTCACTTTTTTTCTGACACTATTATTTccacttcaaataaaaattttcaattcacaATTAGAATGTAAACAAtagcatatgtaaatatataaaagacaTAGTTTCGACATTTATGTACCAAGTCAAATTAATCAGATATTCTGCTGATATAAATCTTATATACctgtatacataatatataacaCGAGtacgaattttcactttcaaaaatggtcctcgaccaaaaggcgttttttaaactaatttgaggtggctgaaaccaaaaatgaattttattatttttttttttcaaagaacggtttctgagatataatatatatattgcatTGTCTGACCAAATGGTGTGCGGTTTGCCTCTTGTGCAAATAAATCTTTTCAAAGCTGCCAAAAACGATGATGTAGAAAGGTCCTGAGTAAGCTCCAGATGACAAGCCTTCGTGCTGAAGCAGACGAAAACGCATATGTAGCATTTAATGGGTGGCCTGGTGCGAACTTCCGACTTGTAGTAAAATGGTCCACAATAGTCGATGCCAGTGGTGACAAATTTTCTGTTAGGCTGAACCCTGTCGGCTGGAAGGCTTCCCATGATATGCTCATAGATGATTAGTTTCAAACGGAAGCAATGAATGCATTTACTTATAACGCTAGCAACAGTCTTGCGACCGCCAATTGGCCAATATTTCTGCCGAATTGAAGCCAGTACGCTCTGCGGTCCAGCGTGTAGATATTTGCGATGAAAGTGGTCAATTATTGCTTTTGTGACCGGATGATGTTTTGGCAACAAAGGTGGATGTTTTGCTTCAAAGTCCAATAAAGAATTTTGCAGACGTCCTCCAACACGAAGAAGCCCAAACGAGTCAATAAACGGATTTAATGAGCGTAGCTTACTTGACGAATTAAGTTTCTTGTCAAATCTTAGCGCCTTGAGCTCAGCTGCAAAATGAATTTGTTAAATGTTACGGATTAGCAAATGTGTACCCATTTTAATATTCAGCGGAGTCAACGGTTGGCCATCAACGCGATTACAGTGCGGttggcaaaaatagtaaatgtaGGCAAAGATGCGCTGCAACCTTTCAAAGGAGTTGTGGTACTTGCAATCGAGCGTTATGTCTCGTAGTTGAGAAGCTACTAAGACTTTACGTCGCCGTTCGGGTAAATCAGTTAACAAATCCAGGAGATTAGGCCAATCCGATTGCCTTCTTGACAAAAATTGTGGACCACTTCTCCAAAGCTCAGAATTTAGTACTTCTTTTGGAGTGCACCCCCTCGAAAGAATGTCTGCCGGATTCAAAGAAGTAGGCACATGATGCCAAGTCATACCTTTGGTTAGTGTTTGTATCTGGATAACTCTATTTgacacaaaaatgttaaaatatggTGGTTGTTCGCGAAGCCATGATAGAGTGACCATTGAGTCTGACCAGCAGTGAACGGTGTGAGAATGTGGAAAATCTAATGAAATGGGTGCCACCAATTCCGCAAGCAGCAAGGCTGCCGACAGTTCTAATTTAGGAATAGTTAAGCTCTTCAGAGGCGAGATTCTCGACTTTGCCCAAAGTAAGCATGATTTTAAAATACCATCACACTCGGAACGAATGTATACACAT comes from Anastrepha obliqua isolate idAnaObli1 chromosome 6, idAnaObli1_1.0, whole genome shotgun sequence and encodes:
- the LOC129250457 gene encoding jerky protein homolog-like, with product MSEGLSQKAVLVMDNAPSHPVEDLKSDDGNIFCYFLPPNSTAVLQPMDESVIETLMRRYRKKFIQDLVSQENIDLADYWKNYNIKHAIDNVADSWSELSSTTLEKCWNKLWPNTESPSNNSDDVVTSTSSVLLLENSETINEWLNCEENDCGYELLTDEQIINEVNDEEENNDDYDGTDNNNENGHNPTASFLRQEAKIAASNLEKFIAWYEMQDEAGLANTIRLRQFLLFVKNKTQVTLKQKTLTEFFSKTN